From a region of the Candida albicans SC5314 chromosome 1, complete sequence genome:
- the CTR2 gene encoding low-affinity Cu transporter (Putative low-affinity copper transporter of the vacuolar membrane; induced by nitric oxide; clade-associated gene expression; rat catheter and flow model biofilm induced), with amino-acid sequence MDHFEHSDVGSTVSYHNMDHNMPGMEDKCSMNMLFTWDWKNTCIVFKWWHVKTEIGFVLSLLAIVLLGALYEFVKAWFSKWERNELATLGASNASTITQEKRFKIKRGVLYGFQVIYSFWLMLVFMTYNGWYMLAVGVGAGLGNCIWGSSSESSSSRSLSCH; translated from the coding sequence ATGGATCACTTTGAGCACTCCGACGTCGGATCCACAGTTTCTTATCACAACATGGATCACAATATGCCTGGAATGGAAGACAAATGCTCCATGAATATGCTTTTCACATGGGATTGGAAGAATACTTGTATTGTATTCAAATGGTGGCATGTTAAGACAGAAATAGGATTTGTTTTATCACTCCTTGCAATTGTATTATTGGGCGCATTATACGAGTTCGTCAAAGCATGGTTCAGTAAATGGGAAAGGAATGAATTGGCAACATTGGGTGCTTCCAATGCTTCAACGATAACACAGGAAAAAcgattcaaaatcaaaaggGGAGTTTTGTATGGTTTTCAAGTGATTTACTCATTCTGGTTAATGTTAGTGTTTATGACTTATAATGGATGGTATATGTTAGctgttggtgttggtgcTGGCTTAGGTAATTGTATATGGGGGAGTTCCAGCGAATCCAGCTCATCTAGAAGCTTATCATGTCATTAG